The following are from one region of the Passer domesticus isolate bPasDom1 chromosome 13, bPasDom1.hap1, whole genome shotgun sequence genome:
- the LOC135280383 gene encoding LOW QUALITY PROTEIN: cyclin-I2-like (The sequence of the model RefSeq protein was modified relative to this genomic sequence to represent the inferred CDS: substituted 1 base at 1 genomic stop codon) has product NALAREARILKVPVFQNLTVKGTDISLSGYKKAVLWIAEISSQFQFYPXTFTLATRIFNALLASGKAQLKYLQCIAISCLVLAAKTNEDEVIPSVQTLVVQSRCKHSPAEILRMERILLDKLHWDLYTETPMDFLNIFHAMVMSSWPHLPPRLPQRNPSLHVALLTKQLQHCMACHQLVQFKGSTWALVIITLELERQTPGWLPVITDLLKKAQVGSKTAFGHKSWRQDMIKNKAMCIYSQYCTSAAPETCVLVLPLPQTLLVLTKGNKSAVQGWDWGEGHPFGREGMVPNSWPEIAACILSQEKFSHDGRI; this is encoded by the exons GGGCACAGATATCTCTCTGTCAGGTTACAAAAAAGCAGTTCTCTGGATTGCAGAAATCAGCTCCCAGTTCCAGTTTTACCCATAAACGTTCACCTTAGCCACCAGAATCTTCAATGCTCTGTTGGCATCAGGAAAG GCCCAATTAAAATATCTGCAGTGCATTGCAATTTCCTGCCTTGTCCTTGCAGCAAAAACCAATGAAGATGAG GTAATACCATCAGTGCAGACGCTAGTGGTGCAGAGCAGATGTAAACACTCTCCAGCCGAGATCTTGAGAATGGAAAGAATTCTACTGGATAAGCTTCACTGGGATCTTTACACAGAAACACCAATGGATTTCTTAAACATT tTCCATGCCATGGTGATGTCCAGCTGGCCCCATCTCCCACCCAGACTGCCTCAGAGGAATCCTTCCCTCCACGTTGCACTCTTGaccaagcagctgcagcactgtaTGGCCTGCCACCAACTTGTGCAGTTTAAGGGCTCCACGTGGGCTTTGGTGATCATCACCTTGGAGCTGGAGAGGCAGACTCCTGGTTGGCTTCCTGTTATTACTGATCTGCTAAAAAAAGCACAGGTAGGAAGCAAAACGGCCTTTGGTCACAAATCCTGGAGGCAGGACATGATAAAGAATAAAGCCATGTGTATTTACAGCCAATATTGCacttcagcagctcctgagaCTTGTGTCCTTGTCCTGCCTCTGCCACAGACCTTGCTGGTACTAACAAAAGGGAACAAAAGTGCAGTTcagggctgggactggggaGAGGGACATCCCTTTGGCAGGGAAGGGATGGTTCCAAATTCTTGGCCAGAGATTGCTGCCTGCATCCTGAGCCAGGAGAAATTCTCTCATGatgggagaatctga
- the SEPTIN8 gene encoding septin-8 isoform X1: MAATDLERFSNEEKRNLSLGGHVGFDSLPDQLVSKSVTQGFSFNILCVGETGIGKSTLMNTLFNTTFETEEASHYESAVRLRPRTYDLQESNVHLKLTIVDAVGFGDQINKDESYRPIVEYIDTQFENYLQEELKIRRSLFNYHDTRIHVCLYFITPTGHSLKSLDLVTMKKLDSKVNIIPIIAKADTISKSELHKFKIKIMSELVSNGVQIYQFPTDDEAVAEINSVMNAHLPFAVVGSTEEVKVGNKLVRARQYPWGVVQVENESHCDFVKLREMLIRVNMEDLREQTHTRHYELYRRCKLEEMGFKDTDPDNQPFSLQETYETKRKEFLGELQRKEEEMRQMFVNKVKETEAELKEKERELHEKFEHLKRIHQEEKRKVEEKRKELEDEMNAFNRRKVAVETLQSQSLQATSQQPLKKDKDKKNFFSLPSAYSITTGRYVN, encoded by the exons ATGGCCGCCACCGACCTGGAGCGCTTCTCG aaTGAAGAGAAGAGGAACCTTTCCCTGGGGGGCCATGTGGGCTTCGACAGCCTCCCGGATCAGCTGGTCAGCAAGTCTGTCACACAAGGCTTCAGCTTCAACATCCTCTGTGTGG GTGAGACTGGCATTGGGAAGTCCACGCTGATGAACACCCTCTTCAACACCACCTTTGAGACGGAGGAGGCCAGTCACTACGAGAGCGCCGTTCGCTTGCGGCCGCGCACCTACGACCTGCAGGAGAGCAACGTGCACCTGAAGCTGACCATCGTGGATGCAGTTGGATTTGGGGATCAGATAAATAAGGACGAAAG TTACAGGCCAATCGTAGAGTACATTGATACGCAGTTTGAGAACTATTTGCAAGAAGAGCTGAAAATCCGCCGGTCTCTCTTCAACTACCACGACACGAGGATCCACGTCTGCCTCTACTTCATCACCCCCACCGGCCACTCGCTCAAGTCCTTGGACCTGGTGACAATGAAGAAGCTGGATAGCAAG gtgaacaTCATCCCCATCATTGCCAAAGCAGACACCATCTCCAAGAGCGAGCTGCACAAGTTCAAGATCAAGATCATGAGCGAGCTGGTCAGCAATGGGGTGCAGATCTACCAGTTCCCCACGGACGACGAGGCAGTGGCTGAGATCAACTCTGTGATGAAT GCTCATCTGCCCTTCGCTGTGGTCGGCAGCACGGAGGAGGTGAAGGTTGGGAACAAGCTGGTGCGAGCTCGGCAGTACCCCTGGGGAGTGGTGCAAG TGGAGAATGAGAGTCACTGTGACTTTGTGAAGCTGCGGGAGATGCTGATCCGGGTGAACATGGAGGATCTGCGCGAGCAGACCCACACCCGCCACTACGAGCTCTACCGGAGGTGCAAGCTGGAGGAGATGGGTTTCAAGGACACAGACCCAGACAACCAGCCCTTCAG CCTCCAAGAAACATACGAGACCAAAAGGAAAGAGTTCTTGGGTGAGCTCcagaggaaagaggaagaaatgagaCAAATGTTTGTTAACAAAGTCAAGGAGACAGAGGcagagctgaaggagaaggagagagag CTGCATGAGAAGTTTGAGCACTTGAAAAGGATACACcaggaagagaaaaggaaggtggaggagaagaggaaggaacTGGAGGACGAGATGAACGCCTTCAACAGGCGGAAAGTGGCAGTGGAAACCTTGCAGTCCCAATCCTTGCAGGCTACCTCACAGCAGCCGCTGAAGAAGgacaaagacaagaaaaa CTTCTTTAGTCTTCCCAGTGCGTACTCCATAACAACAGGAAGATATGTTAATTAG
- the SEPTIN8 gene encoding septin-8 isoform X2, translated as MAATDLERFSNEEKRNLSLGGHVGFDSLPDQLVSKSVTQGFSFNILCVGETGIGKSTLMNTLFNTTFETEEASHYESAVRLRPRTYDLQESNVHLKLTIVDAVGFGDQINKDESYRPIVEYIDTQFENYLQEELKIRRSLFNYHDTRIHVCLYFITPTGHSLKSLDLVTMKKLDSKVNIIPIIAKADTISKSELHKFKIKIMSELVSNGVQIYQFPTDDEAVAEINSVMNAHLPFAVVGSTEEVKVGNKLVRARQYPWGVVQVENESHCDFVKLREMLIRVNMEDLREQTHTRHYELYRRCKLEEMGFKDTDPDNQPFSLQETYETKRKEFLGELQRKEEEMRQMFVNKVKETEAELKEKERELHEKFEHLKRIHQEEKRKVEEKRKELEDEMNAFNRRKVAVETLQSQSLQATSQQPLKKDKDKKN; from the exons ATGGCCGCCACCGACCTGGAGCGCTTCTCG aaTGAAGAGAAGAGGAACCTTTCCCTGGGGGGCCATGTGGGCTTCGACAGCCTCCCGGATCAGCTGGTCAGCAAGTCTGTCACACAAGGCTTCAGCTTCAACATCCTCTGTGTGG GTGAGACTGGCATTGGGAAGTCCACGCTGATGAACACCCTCTTCAACACCACCTTTGAGACGGAGGAGGCCAGTCACTACGAGAGCGCCGTTCGCTTGCGGCCGCGCACCTACGACCTGCAGGAGAGCAACGTGCACCTGAAGCTGACCATCGTGGATGCAGTTGGATTTGGGGATCAGATAAATAAGGACGAAAG TTACAGGCCAATCGTAGAGTACATTGATACGCAGTTTGAGAACTATTTGCAAGAAGAGCTGAAAATCCGCCGGTCTCTCTTCAACTACCACGACACGAGGATCCACGTCTGCCTCTACTTCATCACCCCCACCGGCCACTCGCTCAAGTCCTTGGACCTGGTGACAATGAAGAAGCTGGATAGCAAG gtgaacaTCATCCCCATCATTGCCAAAGCAGACACCATCTCCAAGAGCGAGCTGCACAAGTTCAAGATCAAGATCATGAGCGAGCTGGTCAGCAATGGGGTGCAGATCTACCAGTTCCCCACGGACGACGAGGCAGTGGCTGAGATCAACTCTGTGATGAAT GCTCATCTGCCCTTCGCTGTGGTCGGCAGCACGGAGGAGGTGAAGGTTGGGAACAAGCTGGTGCGAGCTCGGCAGTACCCCTGGGGAGTGGTGCAAG TGGAGAATGAGAGTCACTGTGACTTTGTGAAGCTGCGGGAGATGCTGATCCGGGTGAACATGGAGGATCTGCGCGAGCAGACCCACACCCGCCACTACGAGCTCTACCGGAGGTGCAAGCTGGAGGAGATGGGTTTCAAGGACACAGACCCAGACAACCAGCCCTTCAG CCTCCAAGAAACATACGAGACCAAAAGGAAAGAGTTCTTGGGTGAGCTCcagaggaaagaggaagaaatgagaCAAATGTTTGTTAACAAAGTCAAGGAGACAGAGGcagagctgaaggagaaggagagagag CTGCATGAGAAGTTTGAGCACTTGAAAAGGATACACcaggaagagaaaaggaaggtggaggagaagaggaaggaacTGGAGGACGAGATGAACGCCTTCAACAGGCGGAAAGTGGCAGTGGAAACCTTGCAGTCCCAATCCTTGCAGGCTACCTCACAGCAGCCGCTGAAGAAGgacaaagacaagaaaaa ttaA